One genomic segment of Panicum virgatum strain AP13 chromosome 2N, P.virgatum_v5, whole genome shotgun sequence includes these proteins:
- the LOC120661103 gene encoding uncharacterized protein LOC120661103 — protein MGSCVSFSRSPPPASSSTAAGELARRQRAVVATSKVVNLDGSMAQFAGPVTAREALLELAPGQARFLCISDELGFDVPARALAAGEALRPGQLYFALPAPMLRRPLSGDDMAALAVRAATALAVEAGLAAGGLSPQRRTKKGEAAPGNGRHRRRQSTARVAPLLVASGKDDGLSDDGSWSSDMRGGLATRRTGHDGDRTAGKARAGRGAAHRSGGARRHRPGVQQRLSAIAEDEE, from the coding sequence ATGGGCTCCTGCGTCTCGttctcgcgctcgccgccgccggcgtcgtcgtccaCAGCAGCGGGGGAGTTGGCGAGGCGTCagcgggcggtggtggccacGTCCAAGGTTGTGAACCTGGACGGCTCCATGGCGCAATTCGCGGGGCCGGTCACGGCGCGCGAGGCGCTGCTGGAGCTGGCGCCGGGCCAAGCGCGCTTCCTCTGCATCTCCGACGAGCTCGGCTTCGACGTGCCCGCCCGCGCGCTGGCCGCGGGCGAGGCACTCCGGCCGGGGCAGCTCTACTTCGCGCTGCCCGCGCCCATGCTGCGCCGGCCGCTGTCCGGGGACGACATGGCCGCGCTCGCCGTCCGGGCCGCCACGGCGCTCGCGGTCGAGGCGGGTCTCGCCGCCGGAGGCTTGTCTCCTCAGCGGCGAACGAAGaagggcgaggcggcgccgggcaacgggcggcaccggcgccggcagTCGACGGCGCGAGTGGCTCCGCTTCTCGTCGCCAGCGGCAAGGACGACGGCCTGTCCGACGACGGTTCTTGGAGCAGCGACATGCGCGGCGGATTAGCAACGCGCAGGACGGGTCACGACGGCGACCGCACGGCCGGGAAGGCGAGGGCCGGACGGGGAGCTGCTcacaggagcggcggcgctcgtcgccATCGTCCCGGCGTGCAGCAGAGGTTAAGCGCCATCGCCGAAGATGAAGAGTAA